The Falco biarmicus isolate bFalBia1 chromosome 7, bFalBia1.pri, whole genome shotgun sequence genome contains the following window.
AGAAAGGCGGCTTTCATGATTACCACTGCTTTTTCAAGCAGAAACCAACACAAGACTCCTTCGGCAGTGAATGCAACAAGCAACAGTAGTCTTGGATAGGGACAACTGTTCCTGTATCCAGTTGGGTGAGGGTATTAATAGCGTAAATGCTCTCATTTCCTCCTCTTGTGCTAAAATAAATCCGCATAGATTGTGTCTAAATGTCTTGTTTGAATTAAATCCCTTTTCAGATTTTAGTACAGTCCTAAGTTGTCTCTGCCTCTaagcaggttttatttctcacagTTATCTCCTGCTACCGTCACTGTATTTTGCAGCGGTGTAACTAACTTGGATGCGCATCCTCCTGTGCCTGCGTTTCCTTGTGTTTCACTGTACAGCACGGGAGaaggcaggggtggggtggCTGCAAGCGCAGAATCACACTGCTCAGGAGCACAACTGCGAATGGATTTACCGAGCAAGGCGGGTCAGTGCCGGTTCCCAACCCGTGGTGTGTGCGCTTGGCGCTGTGCCTGGCCCCGGTGCCCGGCGGTTGCACCTCATGCTCCGCTCGGTCGCGCCCAGCCGGTCCCCAGCCAGGGCCTGCCGGGGTGCCGGCCTACGCTGCCGGCCCAGCGGCCTTTCCAGCCCCGCAGGCCCAGGCCAGTCTCTGGGAATTTCTCCTTATCTCAGGCCAATCTGCAGCCCGGCCCCAAGCGCCTCAGGGAAGCGGGAAGCTAGCAACGCTTACACTAAACAGTTGACATGTTGCctcattatttttcctgttctgtgcCATTAATCTCGCCAGGAGCTGTCTGCTGTTACGGTCCCACACAGCCGGGCCCGCCCAGCGCCGGCTGGAGGCACCGAGGGCCCCGCCGCGCGGCGCCCAGGCCCGTCCCCCGCGCCCGCGGCTCCCCCGCCACGCCCGTCCAGACGCCGCCGCGGCCCCCAGCCGTGACCGGGGCCGCCAGCGCGCCACGGGTTCGCGCCCAGCCGCGGGCACGACCGGCCCCGCTGGGCTGTGGCGGCGGTACCGCGGGTGCGTGTCCCCGCCGTGCGGCTCGGGGTGGCGGCGGCCAGGCCTCAGCGCCTCCATTCCGGGGGACCGCGGCcgcccggcgcggggcggggcccggcggcggtGAGGGCGGGCTCCGggctgccgccgccccccgTCTCCGCTCGGCCTGGGCCCGGCGCAGGCCATGGCGCTGGGCTCGGCTTGGAAGCAGATGTCGTGGCTGTACTACCAGTACCTGCTGGTCACCGCGCTCTACATGCTGGAGCCCTGGGAGCGCACCGTCTTCAGTATCCTTCCGcccgcggggcgcggcggggcggccgtgtctgtggggggtgggtgtgcggggggccgggggctgcgctcCCCCTGCCGCACCGGGCCTGGCGCTGGCGGCGGCTCCGGGGCTGCGCCGAGGCCGCCGGACGGGTGCGGCGCCGAGCGAGCGGCCCGGTGCCGGGGAAGCGGCTGGGCCGTGGCCGCGCTGAGGAGGGTGGCTGGCCGCCGGGGTGAGGGCCGAGGGGTGGCGGGAggagggcagggccggggcggCTGGCCTGAGGCGCCGAGCGCGGCCGGTGCCCGCGGCGGGCCGGGAAGCGGAGCCCCCgctcggccccggccccggccccggtcGGGCAGGGGCTCGGGCTCCTCACGTTGGCTCCCGAACGCGCCGCCCGGGCTCGGTAACCCCCGCGCGGTGCTGGGCCGCCGGGCGCGGCTCTCCGCGGGCAGAAGTTTGCATCTCGAACttacttctttaatttttcttctctagagTTACGGTAGTTCTTTCTCCTGGCTTTTGCACCGAAATCTAAAGCTCTCTGTGCAGCACGGGTGTCTTTAATgaattcttctgtattttttaccTAGTGGAAAGTAAACATGCATGCTGCAAAACCTTGCAAGCTTACTTTTGCACGATACTTTTTacatgatttttattaaatgagtATTTAAATCTCTGGTAAGTTTGCTTGGCTCTTTTTGAGTGGAAGAATTTGATGGATGCTTATGTGAAGGCATCTGTATAAAGACGATTTAAGGTTTGCTTCTTTCCCGAGCCCTTCCATACAGGGTTATGTTCTCCCAGGTGTTGCTGCattgcaagtatttttcttttaagtgtgGCTGTTTTGATCTTGACTTAAAACGATGTCTCATATGAATGGCCCTGAGCCATCTCCAATTAACGTTGAGAGGCAAAGAGAGAAATTAACCAAAACATTAACAAAGAGAAGGGTGTAAGTGGTAGTGAGGAGGTTTTACTGATACTCCTCGTTTTTGCAAAGGAACTCAAATTTGTTGCAGAAAAGTGACTGCCCAAGTTACAGCTGTGCaatcagattattattttttttccctgtataaAGTCAGTAGAGGTGGAGGTAACTTACTGTTTATCTTTTCTAGTATTTATAGACCTACTGTGCACAGTTGTTTAGGTAGGGCTGCATAGGTTCATGATGTTGTGTTCCTTGCTAACATACCTTCCTCTTTATGCCATAGTTGCATTGCTGAGAAActtcatctttgcttttcctgcaaTTCTGTTAATcatgagtttggttttttttgcttccgTGTTAACCATGCAGCTTTTTCACTTGTTCAAGAGTATTCAAGTAAATgaaagtgtgtgtgcatgtttacTTTTGTAAAATGCTCATATTGCAATGAAGTAGTTGCCACTTAACTTAAAAATGTTAAGAGTGGCCCAAGTATCACTTGCAGTCTCAGGTCAGCAAAACTGGCTTTTGTCCTCGAACTGGGTGCGTTTGCCATAGGTGGGCCAGGTCTGCCAGGTGCTGCACGGATGCAGCGCAGACACAGTGGCCTCGGGAACCAATGGTGCGTGGCTCTGCTGTgtgtcttgctgctgcttgtgctccAGAATCAGAAGTGAGCGCTGATACAGAAGCGTGGATCTGTGAGTTGACCTTCATTTTAGTAACTTACTGTGTAATCTTCCGGGACTAAAAATACATCAGGCAGCTAGTATGCTCTAATAAGCACAACTAATAACCTCTGCTCTGCCACGGGGAAGTCTGTCATAAAGCATTTGTTACATGTGTGCTGTGGTGACTTGATTTCTCAAAGATGCAAAGCATGTGCACCTTCTTTGGTTTCACCAGTGGAAACTTGAGTACTGCTGTCCAGTGTTATCATGCTTGTTATCTCCAGTGCTTTTTATAGTGTTGCTGTCCTGGGTTTACTGAATCTCTGCAGGTAGTTGAATGAAATCAACAGGCTATTATTAATTTCAGGTGCTTTTGAATTTCTGaaactttgaatttttaaagGTGTGATCTTTTAGTAATCTGGTGCCAGTATTTCTGTAGGTAAAGCTTCAAGAACCCTACAGCTTGACAAAAGTCCGGTTGTAGGAGGATGCATCTGAAAACTTGTATATTCCCAGTGCCTGTTTTCTGTTCCCCCAGCATGCTTCTCATACTTTGGCCAGTTCTCTTGTGCTCATGATGAGGCAGTAGATAACCGGTGTTACACAGGTAGTTGCAGGAATCCTTCTGTAATTCAGCTAATCGCTCCTACCgctgtgttctgtttttcagagttCAGTTGATTCTTCCTGTAGCTGTAACTGCTGAATACGGTTGACCCTGCCtgatttaaaaatgctgcaagATAGTTACCAGGAAAGTTTTAATGCTCTAGTCATGCGATGTCTGATGCGCTTTCTCtttcaaacactttttcctCAACTGTAATTCAGATTCCATGCTAGTTTCCATTGTTGGAATGGCACTGTACACAGGCTATGTGTTCATGCCTCAGCACATCATGGCAATATTGCACTACTTTGAAATTGTGCAGTGACGAAGAACGTGTCTGCAAGAAGTGATCAGGCTTTGAAATCTGGTCTATAAAGAAGAATGAACCTCTTAGTTTTAACAAGACTTCTACTGATGGCAGAAAGACACAATTACGACTCTGAAGACTAGGAAATGAGATATGTAGAGCAGGGACGCGAGATGTCCCCTATGTTGTGTtcattccttttaattttacaaGATACGCCCTTGTATAGTAGTTTTGTCTACTTTAACATTGTGATTGTACTTTGATATCAGTATTTTCTTAACTTTGTGACAGTTTCAATATTGCACTGTGAAAGCTTTTCTTAATTGTAATTTTGAGTAAATCTTAATTGCCTTCTATTTTTAATCGGAAAGTCATCTTATTAAATGGGGCTTAAAGCTTTTGCTATTGTATGGTATGTATTTGCCTGGGCATTTCTATTAATGCgttttgtaagaaaatacatCTAGATTCATATTAGAGACCTGGATATATTCGTCTAACGCTATTTACAAAGTTAGTTTGTATGACTGAACTCAGGTGTACTGTTTGCTGTCCAAGCCTTGTTCAACAGTATATTTGTGCATATCACCTAAATTTGGAATTGGCAATTATTTCAATTGTCTGTATTCCACCTCTTGGAGGAGGGTGGGGGAGGTGAGGCATTGAGGCAGAGTGAAGGCTGCATTCCTTATCTGTGGAGTAGTGTTGTGGTTCTGGGCTTCATCTTGTGGAGGGGAATGGACTTTTCTTTACTGATGTAGGCCCACATAAGACTTTGGGATAGCACTTTAAATCGACCCTGTTTTTCTAGCTACCAGTTCAATTGTACTTTTACAAGATGCTTTCGTAGGTTCCAATGGTTATTGTTTTTGCTAATTTTCACTCAACAGTGTAACTATGGTTAGGTTTTACAGGGGTTTTCTATTGCTGCTAGCATTCCAAACATGTTCTTGCTACAAACGACCAAAACATAGGGGTTTAAATGGACTTGAGTTACAACTACAGCAATAAGTAGCTGAATACTTGGCTGAagtcctgtctttttttttttaatagggatttttttcagttttgtattcTGATATTTAAGATGGTGATAACTTTCCTAagtggaggatttttttttttggttgtttaaaaaataaaagctttaaagcAGAACTTTGATGTAAAACTTTATTTGGGAAGTTAATGTGTTTCtgaatgctgtttgcttttctcagaaCTTTCCAAAAGGGTAAAAATTATACTTGACCAAagaattgtgatttttttaatggccCAGTAATAATGGGTACTGTTAGATCTTTTATGCAACTTCTACTGAAATCAGGAATTATACCCAAGTTATACAACTCAACTGGTCTCTGAACATGctgtcttttaattttctcagatGCACGCTCATGAGAAAAGGGTGTTTTCCTCCCCTGTATTTAAGAACTTCATGTGTATTTGATTAAAAACTCCGTTGTCATCTTGGGAGCTATAAACAATAGGGCTTAAACTTCTCAGCCGAACCCTAGCTTTACTGAAGTTGGTAGGAGTCTCCCACTAAATTAGTGCCTTCCTTTATTAATACCTGGCTGTCTAAACATAGGTagggttttggggtggtggtttttggttttgttttcacgTCTCCAGAGTTGTATGTGGGTATTTTAAGTATATATGGAGATAATGATAAGTTAACATACTCTCTTTGAAGTAATGTAGCACAAATTCCTGCTGTTCATGGATTAAATCATTACTGTTATGTTTGTGGACTACTGCTATAATTGATACACATCGATGGTTGAAAAGGGTTTAGTTGCATGGGGGGGCGCACTTCTGTGTGGTGGCATTAGGAACATTATGCGTGATTTTTAATTGCGAAAGGCTTTATAGAAGGGCTTTGATAGACAGCTTTTATTAGCTGCTTTTTGttgacaccccccccccccccccccccaaataatcATAATCTCCAATCAATTGTGTTATGTTGGAGTGGGCTTGATTGATACCATACTTGAACTCAATTTGCTAATGTGACTACAgtctttttcagcatttcattttttaattataaatcaAAAATCTCAGTCTTGGACTGTTCTTTTAGATTCTGGATACTTTGTTAAAGATGGAATAATTTCCTTAATAAAATACTATATGTCACTAGAGTTTGAATTTCTAGAAGAAAGTTTCTGCACCGTGTCCTTTTCGTAAAGTGGATCTAGTGAAGAGATGGTTCAAGGGctaataattttgaaacagagtaagctttcttttttaaagtaagggTATTGGTAGGGATTTAATCATAAAATTTGAATAATAAATTAATCATAAGGCTACCAGGTTGTTTTCTCAGTGCAGTCTCCTTTATTGCCATGTTAGCTGGGGGGATCATACCCTCCTAGTGATAGAACCGTAAGCTTTTCCTGTGCAAGCTGGAGGTGGAAGGCAGTTTAAATACCATTTGGAGGCAGCTGGTCAATTATGCTTCTGTTTAAACTGGGTGATAATAATTGAGCCatcaataatttaaataaagttggaaaaaataatcgtgagaaatgagaaaaaaaaatatctgagcgCCCTGCAAGTGGTTTTTTGTTAGTCTTTTAATAGTAATAGCTCTTGGGGTTTGGATTGAGTCATcagaaataagcttttaaaaatgcattaactGTGTTATAGCACGAGGGATAATACCATTTCCATCAGCCAGCCCCCGCCTGTGGCTGGCACAAGgtctggctgggctggctgtgcGGGGCGCCCTGGCAGGAGCCTGCGTAGCCTGCGGCCCTGCTGGCTTCCAGAGCCGGCTCTGCGGGGGCACCTCGGCTGGCACGGGGCGGGGGTGCTGCAGAAATAACCCTGGGAAACCTCTGCCGCAACCTGGAGAGGAGCTGCCGTTACCAGAAGAGCAAACGGGCACAGCGTTGCAGAAAGGCAGTCGGGAGCCCGGAACAGATGAAGAACGTGTTTGCATGCATGTACTGGATCAGTTATATtttttgatatatatatatacacacacacgtatataaACTGTTCATTTCTTGTCAGAAATCACTATGTAGCAATTAGTTTGGAGACAGAGGGTgcagtgttttggggtttttttctggtttcttaaCTACTCTATGAGGAAAAACACCAGGGGATCCTAAATTGAGAGCTTCTTGGCAAAACTTAGCAAGAAAACCATTTGtgcatttatgtaaatattcagtattaaaaagaaataggtGTGAAAGGAGCATAGCACTGTAGAGGTGAATCGTGCATGACAGATGTGCCTTGTATTACTGCACGTTGGTGCAGCTGGTACGACTTTGTTTCATTCAGGTGCAGTAATGAAGTGTGCATCACAAATGCTGAAGAAGGGGTACCTGCAGCTGGCTAACAACAAACAGAGGTTATATTGAGGTGAAGAGACACAGCTTAAAGGGATCTGATACCATGGGATTAGTGGGCTGTGCACAATGCTGTGAAGACAGCAGCCATCCTCTTGACAGATCTGAGCTGGAGTTGTGACCCCAGGCAAGGTTTTCAGTGCCAGAAGATCCTTTCACCTGCTAATTTGCCCGTATTTTCTATAATGGCTACTGTAGgaaaacagtttctttcttcccctcttgcTGACATGTTATCCTGACaccagcagggttttttttgttttgctttgggtttgtttttctttttttttaaaaaaagacaaaagcatgaAGCTTTCCATGTGGCTTGCATTGTTTCTCTGTTTGATCTGCTAGGTCAGTGTTAAACAGCAGTCATCACTGACCATAACAGCTGCtgtctcttctgccttttgtttgtGTAATGATAGTTTAAGGGGAAAATCTGGCATCATAGTCCAGAGCTGGATCCAACTTCCCCTCTGTGTAATAGGGAGAGATGACACTGTACGTCCGATGTAGACCCCAGTGTGGTATTTCAGGAGAAACTCCTCTGCTTTTAGTAACCTTCGGTCTATCATCACAAGATCCTCAGTCCGTCTAAACTGTCCTTGCATGGCTGAAGACTAAGAAATTACCCATATCCACTCCCCGAGAGTTTAGCCAGGTAAGAGTGGAACAGGGCTTGATGTAAACCTGACCCAAAGGTTGATCCGATGTATAAAGCATTGCTAGAAGTTGAGCTTTTTCATCAGTGATTTTGCAATGGCAGCAGGTCTCTATCTCAAATGTTACAAGTACTTACGGTTAAATAAAACAGGGAATTAGGTTACACAATACCTTATTGCTAAATGTTTAACACGATGTACAAAAGCTGGGAGGTGGCCTTGGCTGGAAGTCAGGCTGTGCCCAGGTGTTGCTGCTGCACTGCCATGCAGTGCCCTGTGCGCTCTGTGAGCGACCCGGCATGTGCACTTCACAGCGTTCACTGTATTCGTCGGTGGACTTCTggtcatattaaaaaaaaccaaaccaaacaccaatCCCCACAAACAAGCCCAAACCAAACTGATTTTAAGGCCTGGCTAGCACTTTATTTCGTAGGTAGGTATTGCTTATTTTAATAGTGAATAAGATGATGATGCACATGTACAGTTTATAAGCTGCATCTGTTTATGGATTGGGTATTTAGACTTTGTAATACGAATGTACAGAAGCATGCTTTATTTTGGAAGGAGCCCCTTCAAGTACTGGAGACTTGTTTTACACTTACAGTGGTTCCCCATGTCTTGCTGTCGCTAAGATTTATGGACCTGGAAGCATGTACCTCCTCGGCATTTTGGAGTCCATTAAAGAGATTCCACTTTCTGGTGTGGAAAAGACCCTCTGTTAATGGCATTCTTCATTCTGGAGGAATTTTTAAATGAGTTACAGTGTTTCTAATCTCAATTTGGTTCATTATGTGAAATCAAACAGCAGGTGTATAAAGTGGAATTGATACCAAGGAAGAGAGGCTGgaaatgttcattttgtttgtctttGGACAGACAACAGGATGAACTGAGGGATGAAAATTCTTACAGAAAGCCTCTGGTTTCTGTGAAACCTAAACCTTTATGAAatgagtttttctgttttgagaaaTGTAGGAGTCATTTCCCTAAACAGAAAGTGTAGCCTTATTTTCAAATCTGAAGCTGATACCTGTGCTAAACCCCAAAATGTTCTAGACAGaagaatgtaaatatttcatgtaaatATAACATCAAGCTAGGAGCCTTGCATTACAGAGGGGTTGGTTTAAGGGGTGAGAGTACTGCCCTGGTAGTACGAGTGTGGATTTAGACTGGTTGGTTGGAGCATGTGAACCCGTGCTTTCACGTGGGTTGGAGATCCTTCATGCCATAAAGGCACCTGCTAGCACTGGTAGGATGTGAtggtaattatttatttaaaggtttggagtgatggtgtttgggATTAGAGATTCAACGATCATCCTAAAAGCTTTACTATTATATCTTGTGTTACATAAACGGATGTTTTGATGAAATAAACTGATAGAAAACCCTGCGGCCTCAACACCTGTCTTAAGCTAGACAGATAATTGTGGAGCAGTAATCGCCAAATTGGATATAGGATGTGCCAGCTGCAGACAGATAATCACGGAGCAGTAATTGCTAAATTGGATATAGGGCATACCAGTTGAAGCTACAAACCAAACGTAAGAACCTCGGGAAAGATGATGTGTCTGTGCAGGGAACAGCCATCCTCCGTGTCGGTGATTGGGGTGGTGATTTTCTGCCACAGCCTGTTACTGGCTGAAACATGCTTTTGTAGGGTAACAGAAGACTTCTCCACggcctcccccctcccctttaattttcttttgttttattgctcTCCCTTAACCTTGAAGGGTGTGTGGTGTACAATATCAGTCTGGTCACAGCAATAAGTTTCTTTAGGCTGGACTACGTTGAGGGTGTTTTAATGGTGAAAAGTTGACTGATTTTGTTGGTGGCTCTTCCAGTCTTTATTGCTTGAGTTTTGGAAATGAAGCATGTGATTAATCAACAGCTTACTGCTATCTgcccacaaaaaaaagaatcatagtatttcttgtatttaatCCTATTAAAGAGCTTACCCAGATAATGTTTGACGAAGAAGCCCAAGATTCAATTTGCCGTTGTAGCTGGTTGCTTTCTCATTAAAACTGACAGTTCTTGGAAGTGAATCTTTGTAAGCCTGAATGTTTCTGTACAAGCTCCTTGCTCTAAGAGCTGTCTGATAGTTGGAACTAACAGATGATCAACACTTCACTGATATCCATACAGTTATGACCTCATATCTGACGTGTGTGGGTTTTATTCATGCCCATATCTGCAGGTGGAATTGTCTTGGCATATCTTGCATTTTGTGCTCCCTGCATTTTGAGATGGACAGCATATTTCATGGCCATGTTTCACGATGACAAGATGATGTACTACATAGCcccccaaataattttttttaaaaaaatttgtctTGACAATGATTGatcttagttttcttttctgtgacttctgtttgcttgttttgggtCTACCTAGGGAGAAAAACTTAAGTATTTATGATCACATAAGAACTGAAACCGAATATCCTCTTGCTGAGGTTTGTGTTCCTCTCTAGCTTCTGTAATGATTAGTTGTTGTACTCTCTTCCATTTGGATTGTTTTTCCTCCAAGATGTTCTTGCTTtgtatacttaaaaaaaaatcaagaaagtgatgcctcagaaaatgtttttcagtgttgttaTTTAATAACACCATTAAGGTTATGAAATTCTGGAAGACATCTTTGCGTAATATTCTTGCTGACATAATAGCATTGTGCCCCTAGATCATCTGAGGAGTTACCCAAAGGCACGCTTGGTCTGAATTTGAGTATCTAGTTACAGGTGCCAGACTCGTGACAGCTTATTCTTCTGCTTATGTTCTGTTACCGGCTCAAAACTAACATTTTGGAGAGAAACCCCCCTGTATCACATCTCAAGACCTGAGAATTTTATATGCTTGGGTAATACTTGCTGAATTTTAATCAGAATTAGCAGATAATTCC
Protein-coding sequences here:
- the SPTSSA gene encoding serine palmitoyltransferase small subunit A, producing the protein MALGSAWKQMSWLYYQYLLVTALYMLEPWERTVFNSMLVSIVGMALYTGYVFMPQHIMAILHYFEIVQ